In Panicum virgatum strain AP13 chromosome 5K, P.virgatum_v5, whole genome shotgun sequence, the genomic window cgctcgccgcgtcgTCGCCCGCGGGGTTCCTCGCGCTGCGCTTCGCCGCGGGTCTCTCCCTCGCCAACTTCGTCGCCAGCCAGCACTGGATGTCGGGCATCTTCGCGCCCTCCGCCGTCGGGCTCGccaacgccgtcgccgccggatgGGCCAACGTCGGCAGCGCCGCGGCGCAGCTCGTCATGCCGCTGGCCTACGAGctcgtcctccgccgcctcggcgTCCCCGTCACCGTCGCCTGGCGCGTCAcctacctcctcctcccctgcgcACTGCTCATCGCCACGGGACTCGCCGTCCTCTCCTTCCCCTACGACCTCCcgcggggcgccggcgccggcggcggggccaagACCAGCAAGAGCTTCTGGATGGTGGTGcggggcggcgtcggcgactACCGCGCCTGGGTGCTCGCGCTCACCTACGGCTACTGCTACGGCGTCGAGCTCATCATGGAGAACGTCGCGGCCGACTTCTTCCGGAAACGGTTCCACCTCCCCATggaggccgcgggcgccgcggcggcgtgcttcGGCGCGATgaacgcggcggcgcgcccggcgggaGGGGTGGCGTCGGACGCCGTCGCGAGGCTGTTCGGGATGCGCGGGAGGCTGTGGGTGCTCTGGGCCGTCCagaccgccggcgcggcgctgtGCGTGCTCGTCGGAAGGATGGGCGCCGCGGAGGCGCCGTCGCTGGCCGCCACCATGGCGGTGATGGTGGCGTGCGCGGCGTTCGTGCAGGCCGCGTCCGGCCACACCTTTGGAATCGTCCCCTTCGTCTCCAAGAGGTGAAAAAATTTCTTTCTTCTTAAAAAAACATCATGCATGGTGCAATTATCTGTATTTCAACTCGATTGGCTGGCTAGCTAGATTCTTTTTTGTTTGATTATTATTCAGATGCATCCTTAGTTATTTGAATAGATTCTATTTGATTACCATAGATAGTTTTTGTTGATTATCTAGATATATGATCTTGAATTTTTTTACGAATTAACATAgagatttgttttttttaaaagacgTGAGGTGAGAGCAATAAGAACCATAAGACTGAAGCTGATGCGTACCTCTCAATTGAAAGGTGGCCACAATCTACTAGCACACAACAAGCactgtcaaaaaaaaaacatcctaATCAAGGATCTTAACAGAATCTAGCATAGAATCCTTAGGTACTGTTGCTGATGTGGACATATTTTCTGGTATTTATGGACGAAAATAATCATGAGAGATTCTCCTCAGGAGAAAAGAGGAAACCAAAACAGAATAAATCAGGAAATTAAAACCATGGAAAATAGAGTGTGGTCCCAAACCATGAAGCTTTTGTAGCACCGTTAGTTTATTTGAACAAAGATATAGTATATTGACGAAGAAACATATACGTACCGATGTATAGAATGCGAAGTGCAAATTTTCTTGGTTATCTAAGAGAAAGAAACACGGAGGAATTTTAAAATCCCGAAACATGCAGTAGACAGCGAAATGTTTGTGGCACTTTGCTGCTTTTGTTCTATATATTCATGTGGTTTTATGCGGCTTTTGTGGGAAAGCAGTCACCTCAAAAGTAGACGCCGTTATGTTTTGTGCTCTAAAATACGAAGGATTTtgcattgggggggggggggggggggggaatatGATTCATATATagcatgtttctagaaaaaaacaTCACAGCACGTATAGTGTTAGTTATTGTAGAACAGAAGTTATTAGTATAGAGAACTAAACAACAGAGGAAAAGAGATTACTGCCAGAAATTAAAGTGGAAACATGCGTGGCTTGGTTGATAATATATAAAATTCTTACGCCTTGGGTTGCTGGGTGTGGGTGCAGGTCGCTGGGCGTGGTGTCCgggacgacggcgagcggcggcgcggtgggcgcgATCGTGACGAACCGGCTCTTCTTCAGCGGGTCGCGGTACACCGTCGAGGAGGCCATCTCCCTGACCGGCGCCGCCAGCCTCGTGTGCACGCTCCCGCTGGCCCTCGTCCACTTCCCGAGCCACGGGGGCATGTTCTGCGGCCCGACGACGGCCGCCGGCGATGACCACGACGGCGACGATGATGCCGCCGCTGCAACCGACCATGGCGATTATACGCTCCTGAAATGAGAAGAGAATGAATGGGATGGAAACCGCATAAGAATTTGTATATACGTGGCGTAGTGCTTTCCTCTGGGGTTCAATGCATGGTCAGGTCGGTTGATTTTAGCAGACTATCGACAAGCCACGCTTGGTCTGTTTCAGACTTTCTGGGTCAGGGGGTGCGAAACAGCATCGACAGAGATGGAATATATTAGTTAGGTAATAGGTTGTTTGTTCGGGTCGTGTTCGAGGGCCGAATGTAGTTGGGCTTATTACGTGTGTTTGGTATGGAAAGTGATATGGTGATGGATCATTCAATTGGAACTTCGgatataaatttaatttgtttaatttgaaGAATATGTGATGAGTTTCCTCTCCACCAGTCATTGATCTCTCATTCAGTCCTGAGTCTGACCATTCAAAGTCTGATGATGCTTCTTCTTGGCGATGCTGAGGCTGTTCGACTTTTTCAGAGCCGTAGGCACGGCTCGCTGAACTTCTGCAGCCTTTTGTTTAAGTTCGCCTGCATGATCCCGGGCGGCCGAAGTCACGGAAGATCCACATACGCCAAGGAGCCCTGAAAGCTTCTCTAGAGCCCTCATGAACTGTTCCAAACCAGCAGATAACCCAGCGCTGCAGAACAGTCCTGTCCAGCGGCTTAGAACATCGTTGATTTCCTTAACAAGTGAGGCCTCATCAATTGTCTATGAGTGCAGCATATCTTTAAGTTTCTGCACGTCCATCTCAACATATCTGAACATGCTCCGCTTGGAGGGATCAAGAATATCGGATTCCTGTAACGTAACAGCATCCAAGACAGAGGAACGAGGCGCCGGGGGGCATGTCGCCCGCATCTGCTCTGAATTTTTCGAGAAGACGTTTGACCTCGTCACCTAATTCTTGTACCTCTTTTAGGCCAGCCGAAGAGATCCAAGTATCAATTTCTGCAATCAAGATACAATCATACAAGTTGTTAGCATCAATGAAAGAAAGAGCGTGTAATGCTagcatactccctccttccccgtttgtAGGGCGGATGAGCTCCTACTCCAGAGACCAAGGCAGTAGCTAggtcatgagctagcatttacTCCCATCCTATGCAGCTATGCCACGTTGCACGAGATTTGCATGAAGGCATGCAGCGCCCCCTTGAATCCCATCCCTATTGGGCATGCAAGGTTCTACGCTTAATTTTATGGGTTACCGAGGCGAGGGCTGCTGGGTGACCGAGACTATTCCGAGGCTGCGCCTTTTATTTGTAGAAAAGCTGATTTTGCTCACCCGCCCTACAAAtgtggaaggagggagtattttgctagagaaaaaaaaagatacttACCTTGCTTCTTCGTAACACGAGTCCTCTTGGGTTTGGATTGGCCTGGATCATCGTGGACAGTTGTAGCTTTGCGCTTGGCCATGCCCGCCGTCGGCGCCTTCTCGGGATTATCAATACTCTTGCGTTCGGCTTGGCTAGATTCGTCTTGGCCAACAACAGCCTCGGTCTCGATCACACGCGATGGCAACACTGGTTTTCCAGCGTCACCGATGTCGGCAAAAGAAACCCGCTTGCGCCCAGCCTTCTCGGTCCGGCAAGTTGTCGCGGCACTGTCGATGACCTCGGTTTCACCGGCCCTCTCTTCAATCCTTGTCACCTGAGCCGCAGTACAGTCCACGTCCATTGGGGTTGGCAAATCCTCAGCAACAACTGGTACTTCATCTTCAGTACGATGGGGATCGAGTTGATGGGTGGCTTCAGGAACGTGAAGCACGATTGGCCTCTGCTgattctgctccagggacatgAGAACCACGTCTTGATGATCTGCACACATGCAAAAGAATTAGCAGCCACCCTATAAAAACAAATCAATAAAGCTTGATGGCCAGgctatataaataaaaatactaCACACCTGCGGGTAAAATTCTTTTACCTGCTCCACGAGGAGCTCTAATACCTGAGATGGAGGAGGGCGCACCA contains:
- the LOC120709536 gene encoding probable high-affinity nitrate transporter 2.4, with amino-acid sequence MVTATMGERQQLADEEIACCGGYGAGGVDAQGRATELRPLALSSPHTQAFHLAWLSLFACFFAAFAAPPILPALRPALVLAPTDAPAAAAGSLSAALVGRLAMGPACDLLGPRRASGLASLLAALAVAAAALAASSPAGFLALRFAAGLSLANFVASQHWMSGIFAPSAVGLANAVAAGWANVGSAAAQLVMPLAYELVLRRLGVPVTVAWRVTYLLLPCALLIATGLAVLSFPYDLPRGAGAGGGAKTSKSFWMVVRGGVGDYRAWVLALTYGYCYGVELIMENVAADFFRKRFHLPMEAAGAAAACFGAMNAAARPAGGVASDAVARLFGMRGRLWVLWAVQTAGAALCVLVGRMGAAEAPSLAATMAVMVACAAFVQAASGHTFGIVPFVSKRSLGVVSGTTASGGAVGAIVTNRLFFSGSRYTVEEAISLTGAASLVCTLPLALVHFPSHGGMFCGPTTAAGDDHDGDDDAAAATDHGDYTLLK